From the genome of Saccharomyces paradoxus strain CBS432 chromosome XII sequence:
TCCTACCTCTTCcgttcttgttctttttattgGTCCCACCGCTACCTGACAAATCGTTTACCATTCTGTCGGAAGACATTTCCTCATCATAAATGGCGATTTTCTGAGATTCATTCCGCTTCAATGGCAGAATATATTCGGGTTTGATATGAGCAATACCTTTGGACCAGGAAGTGTCTTGCCTCTTCACGGCTGAGTCGTCGTCGCCTACAATAGAGCGTTTATCGGCGTTCTGCTCCATGAATAATGTTCAGCAATTGTAGTTTCTCCCTAATCTGTGTCAATATTGTTTCATCAGTGTTCATGTCATCACTACATATTATAACTAAATTCTCCATAACTTTAACCAAAGCTTatgaaacttttcaaaaatggtgCACGGGCTTTGTTTATATTAAACTTTCCGATGTTTTTCGGGCTGCAATTCTCCTACCCGGATTGTCGGTATTAAGTCTCTTTATCCCGTGTCGTATTACCCGACAGCTTTCTGCGGCTTATTCTGTGGACCGCCGGTACGGGCGGTGACTGGGTGCCGAACAGTGCGGCGTTCCCGTGTGTGCGACGGTGGCCTGCGGtaggaaaaagaaacaaaacgCGCCTACGTCGTGCAAGGGGACAGAATTTTGTCAGTTACATAATAAGGAGCAATTTCGAatcaattgaaatttgGAACAAACGGGCGATGCATTCGTTAAAAGGCGACTTTGTATCAAATAACGTCACTATCAGCCATTGTCACTTGCCACTGTCGCCTGCTACCGCTATTGCCATTATAATTTGCTTTTGCATCGCCACCGATTTAAAGCTTTCCAGGCTAACGTACGCATTTTACCTCTCAGGCCCTATCTCTTTCTACCTGTCATCCCTATATAACGTCTTGTACATTCTAGTGGCTCCGTTAACAAGGTTTGACAAAATTTACAATTAAGAAGGATAAGCGCTAGTCAATCTAAGCATTAAGTTCGCTtacaaagagaaagaaactagttattttctatttctatcACACATCTGTACTTCTTCTCTGGTGATTTCCcatttttctaattttgatCGACTTTACGGTGAGTTAAACTACTTCTTTTTATCTCACATCACATTTAGAACAAGAAAGCAAGGAGAACAAATCTAAGGGAAAAAAGCACCACGGTACGTTCATACTAAGTTTATAATATACTGGTTGTTTTTGCCTTTTGACATTTTACTATATCCTCGAAACACCATATCTGGATTTATCTATTATTTATCACTTCgaagtttcttttctaagGCGTTTCAGATTAATTGTCATTGAAAGACACATTCATAATCagcatttttcttttcttcgaaaCAGGAAAAGTTTATACGAGTATGGATTTCACAACAATGACTATGGCAAGCAATATGGCTACTACTACTGCTACAACTGCTACACCGGCACATGCATCTATAAATTCCTCATCAAACTCTaatattgatattgattCGAATCAGAATACTCCTTCTATCCTGATAAATAACAATTCGGATTCTTCTAATGGGAAAAACACAGATTTTAACGGCGTCAATAATATTCACCAAAAAAACATCACGAACAATACAAACAATGTTCATTTGTACTCCCCTAATATAATGGACCAAACACTACTAACTCCACAGGATATCGCCAAGTTACGGAGAGAATCGATAGCCCATTCTCAAGGGATGGGTGGTGTTTCATGGGGGTCTATTAGTGTTGGTTCTTGGTTGAgagatgaaattattaGCCGCAGAGGTAGTATTGTACCGGCATCAGCAAACGGCGCTGTCGCCGCTGCTGCCGCTACCGCAGCTGCCACCACTGGCGCTACTAATACTTTGCAGATCCAACAACCCACTAAGAGGCCTTCTGTCTGTAATCCTCCTTATCATAGAGGGTATTCTATTTCTCCTCAGATAGCCTACACTGCTTATCTGCCAAATCTGGAAAAGCAATATTGTAAAGATTATTCATGCTGTGGTCTTTCCTTACCAGGTTTGCATGATTTGCTGAGACATTACGAAGAAGCTCATATATCCACTTCTCCTAATACCACCAATATGTCACAAATACCGATGAACTCTGCTGTTAATGCCGGTTCATCAGTTCGGATGacaaataataattctACTGCAAACTACAACCTACAGAATAACATGGCCGCTAATACGAAAAATGCAGCTCAGAAGACTAATAATATGCAGGCTCATAGTAGCAATGCAACTAATAATAACTCGATTAATAATATGCATGCCAATCTCCATAACAACATGGATTCCAACTCTACAATACGACAATCTCAGCATCCTCACCACCAGCAGAATATAATACAACAACAGTTGCAATCGAATTCCGTCAATCACTCTTCGGCAGCTGTACCAACACCGAGTGCAATGGGCTCAGCAACTGCGTCGTCCACGACGGCAAATCCGAATGTGATATCTATAACTGGGGGCCCTAACTCAAATTTATCGATGGCTAATCACTCTCAACAATTACATCTGAACGGTAATTTAGTCGATGCGGTTTCAACGAATGATGTGTTTTTAAGAACAAACAATTCTCCGTCAAGACACACTCCGCACAACAAACCAATTAACagtaacaacaacagtGGTAtcaatattaataataacaacTCGCACAATACTAATAATATTAACATGGGTAATAAAAACGTCATGGTGAATCGTCCACATACTTTCAATAACTATTCTTTGAACAAAACGTCCAGGAATCCTATTCCACATCAGTCAAGAAAAATCGATCCCCATCAAACGGATTTGTCACCTCTGGTACTTGTCCAAGATATAGATTTGAGTTTCATggatgatgatattttgGGCCCCGGTAACCACAATACCATGAACTCTACCGTAAATCCAACTGCAAATCCTCACAACTACAATACTTTTCATTCTTCTGTTCACGTGAAATCCTCTCAAAATATAGTCGATGACCAAGACATTGATGACAtagacgatgatgatgatgtagacgatgatgatgatgatgacgatgacgatgacaCGGAAAACGGCTCCACTTCCAATGGAAAATCAGTTCATAACAACAATTATAAAATGCCTCAGCAAGCTTATATAGATGATCCTGCGAGAAGGCTCTATGTAATGGATCATGAGGAACAAAAACCTTTTAAGTGTCCAGTTATTGGTTGTGAAAAGACTTACAAAAACCAAAACGGTTTGAAGTATCACAGGTTACATGGacatcaaaatcaaaaattacaCGAAAACCCTGACGGTACGTTTAGCGTAATAGATCCAGATTCTACAGATTCATTTGGTGATGGAATGGGCTCGGCAAAGGATAAACCCTATCGCTGTGAAGTTTGTGGTAAAAGATACAAGAACTTGAACGGTTTAAAATATCACAGGGGCCACTCCACTCATTAAGAtataattttcttcattcaaTTGCTTTAGTATATCTCATTGAATGAGTATTCTACCGTTTTTGACCCTTACATCAAGCGCCtgctcttttttcttttcgttgTAAACAATTTG
Proteins encoded in this window:
- the SFP1 gene encoding zinc-coordinating transcription factor SFP1 (Transcriptional regulator of ribosomal proteins~similar to YLR403W); its protein translation is MDFTTMTMASNMATTTATTATPAHASINSSSNSNIDIDSNQNTPSILINNNSDSSNGKNTDFNGVNNIHQKNITNNTNNVHLYSPNIMDQTLLTPQDIAKLRRESIAHSQGMGGVSWGSISVGSWLRDEIISRRGSIVPASANGAVAAAAATAAATTGATNTLQIQQPTKRPSVCNPPYHRGYSISPQIAYTAYLPNLEKQYCKDYSCCGLSLPGLHDLLRHYEEAHISTSPNTTNMSQIPMNSAVNAGSSVRMTNNNSTANYNLQNNMAANTKNAAQKTNNMQAHSSNATNNNSINNMHANLHNNMDSNSTIRQSQHPHHQQNIIQQQLQSNSVNHSSAAVPTPSAMGSATASSTTANPNVISITGGPNSNLSMANHSQQLHLNGNLVDAVSTNDVFLRTNNSPSRHTPHNKPINSNNNSGININNNNSHNTNNINMGNKNVMVNRPHTFNNYSLNKTSRNPIPHQSRKIDPHQTDLSPLVLVQDIDLSFMDDDILGPGNHNTMNSTVNPTANPHNYNTFHSSVHVKSSQNIVDDQDIDDIDDDDDVDDDDDDDDDDDTENGSTSNGKSVHNNNYKMPQQAYIDDPARRLYVMDHEEQKPFKCPVIGCEKTYKNQNGLKYHRLHGHQNQKLHENPDGTFSVIDPDSTDSFGDGMGSAKDKPYRCEVCGKRYKNLNGLKYHRGHSTH